The DNA window ATCCTTGCCTGGGTTGAAACCCGTGAAGATGCGCGCGATATACGTCACCAGGATGAGGAAAGCCGGACCAGCGGCAAAAGCCGAGGCCAGAAACCGCGCCGCCAAAACCGCCGTGAGCCAGTACCCACGGCCAGGAAGGCCACAGTACAGAAAGGCAGTGACGGTATGGATCGACACCGCCCAGGGAATGGACAAATAGATAAAAAATTTGATCCATTTGGGGGGCGCGATCTGTTTGCGTTCAGCTTCCAGCGTGACCCATCCGACCAAGAGGTTGATCAAAAGATAGCCGTTCAAAACAACCATATCCCAAAAGAGAATCGAGTTGGGAGTCGGATGGAAAACCACGTTCATCAAACGCTGAGGCGAGCCAAGATCGGCAACGATAAACAACAAACAAAGGATTACCATGGCCACGGCATTGAATTCACCAAGAATCAAAATTTTAGCGAATTTATGATAGTCATGGAGATACTTGGGAATCACCAGCATGACCGCCGACGCGGCCACGCCAACGAGAAAGGTAAATTGGGCGATATAAAAACCCCAGGAAACATCCCTACTCATCCCGGTGATGGTCAATCCGTGCGAAAGCTGCTGCCAGTAACACGCAGCGCCAACACTCATCAGCAGGAGCAAGAACGCGATCCAGCCCCAATATACTTTCGTTCCGGTTATAGCTTTTTCGAGCATAGCTTACCCCTTACACAAGATAGTAGACACACGGTTTGGTTCCAAGGGTCGGACTACGCCTGATGGAAAAACGCTCAGCCAGGAGCTTGCGTACTTCGGATTCAGGATCAGCCAAATCACCAAAAACCATCGCCCCCTCGGAGACTTCGACACAAGCAGGCAGTTTCCCCTCGGCCAATCGCTCCGCGCAGAATTCGCACTTTTCGACCACACCCTTCGTACGGGTTGGGAAGTCGGCATTGGTTTGCGCCAGATGCTTGCGCGGGTCCATGAAATTGAAACTACGCGAACCGTATGGGCAGCCAGCCATGCAATACCGACAGCCAATACAACGATGAAAATCCATCATAACGATGCCATCTTCGCGCTGGAATGTTGCCTTGGTCGGACAAACACGGACACACGGAGGATTATCGCAATGATTACAAAGAGCCAGAGCAGCCTGGGCGCTGTCCGCTGGTTGGTATTCGTTAAAATCTTCCAGGAACAGATGGTCCATGCGTGTTTCCCAGATCCATTTGATGTTCTGGTTTCCAGGGATGGAAGGAACATTATGGATGGCATGACAGGTCTGCACGACCTTTTCCACCACTTCCTTGGTCAACTTGGTGGTATCGATGACCATGGCCCAACGACGCGCTTTCAAGGCATTGGGGCCAGCATGCACGGTGTGACGCGAAGCAAAAAGCACGCCCTCGCTTGGCTCGGCTCCTCCCGAGGCGAACAGTTTGGAAGCGGGGCGCACCCCCCATCCCAACGCGGCCACGGCAGCTACTTTCAAAAAGTTCCGACGCATAGTGTTCATTTCTTTTCCCCCTTCGGGTCCACATGACAATCCCAGCAATAGGGGTTCACGGAAACGGTCGCATGGCACTTGTCACAAAACTGATCCTTGTTCTCGTGGCAATTCATGCAGGTTTTCGTCAGGCTCTTCATATAGACTTTATGGTTGGCCTTGGAATGATACTCGTGCACTCCATCACGCACCACTTCATCTCGCCACTCATTCAACATCTGCATATGCTCGGTTCGCATGTATGCGACACTTTCGACACAGTCCTTGGCGATCTTTGGCTTTTCAACCTCGGGTGCCTTGTAAGCGGCACTGCCAATGTTATTCCAAAACGGATAGGTCATGAAGACCACGAACACGGCAAGCCCTGTCAGGATTTTATTCTTGTCGTACATTATTCGTCCTCCGCCCCAAGCAGATCCTCACCGCGGAGATCTGTCTCGCGTTCTTTTTCGCCAGTCATGACCAAGGCATTGGCGACCAGTTCATGCAAGCCGCAAACATCGACTTCCGGCACCCAGTACTGCATGGAGTTAGGGAGCACGGCCCTGTCGATGGCACAGATACAGCCAAGCATGTTAACGCCATACTTGTCGTGCACATACTTGACGGCATTGGCACGAGGCAATCCACCCATCATTCGCAATTCGTCGTTTTCGCCAGCGTTCAGGCCGGCACCACCACCACAGCAAAATGTCTGCTCACGGATAGTGCCCACCGGCATTTCCGTGAATTTTTCGACCACGCTCTTGGCCACGAACCGTGGTTCATCCAAAAGGCCCATGCCTCGGGCGGGATTACAGGAATCATGCCAGGTCAGATGGACTTTCGCGTTGCGCTTCTTATCCAGGTTGAGTTTGCCGTTTTTAATCAAATCAGCTGTAAATTCGGCAATGTGAACCATTTTTGTGCTGGCGGCATTCTTGAATACCGTCCCGGTTATCGGATTTACCGGCGTTTCCATTTTGGGCGACTGGAACTCCGGGCCATTGAGCGTGTCCATGTACTGGTGCACGACACGCCACATATGACCGCATTCGCCACCGAGAATCCATTTTACGCCCAACCGATCGGCTTCCATGTACATTTTGGAGTTGAGGCGTTTCATGGTTTCATGCGAGGTAAAGAAACCAAAATTTCCGCCTTCGGAAGCATAGGTCGACCACGTGATATCGAGGCCGTACTCACGCTTGAGATGTTCGAATAAAATCAAATATCCCATACAGGTATACGTACCAGGATCCGCGAACACGTCGCCAGACGGCGTGACAAAGAGAATATCGGCGCCCTTTTTGTTGAAAGACGGCTCCGGACGGATACCCGTGATATCCTCGATATCGTCGCAGAAAAAGTCGATCATATCAAAAAAAGCATGCGGCTGGATGCCCAGATGGTTGCCAGTCCGATAACAGTTCGCCACGGGCGTGGCGATCCAATCGATATTGAGGCCGACCAAATTCAGAAGTTCGCGCCCCATGATGGTTATCTCGGCCGTGTCAATGCCATAGGGGCAAAACACGGAACACCGGCGGCACTCGGTGCACTGAAAAAAATAGTACCACCATTCCTTGAGCACATCCGGAGTCAGCTTGCGGCCACCCGCGAAGCGCCCCAAAATCTTGCCAAATTTCGTGAATTCTCCACGATACACGGATCGCAGCAGCTCAGCACGCAGCACGGGCATATTTTTGGGATCGCCGGACCCAATGAAAAAATGGCATTTATCGGCGCAAGCACCGCACCGAACACAAATGTCCATGTAAATTTTAAACGAACGATATTTCTGCAGCCGTTCCCGCATACCATTGAAAATGATCTCCTGCCAATTCTCGGGCAGTTTCCAATCATCCTCCAGAGGATTCCACTTACGGGCATGGGGCAAGCCCACGTAGTTGACGCTGTCTGGATTGGCTGCGTAGCAATAGCGTCCGGGTTTGATCTCCACCGGGACATCCATCCAATCGGCCTTGGGCGGATTATGGTCGACACTGGCAAAAAGTGCTTCTGGGCGTGGCAGATCAGACATCACTTGGCTCCTTCTTCTAGAGGCTTGTCCACGGGAATTCCTTTTTCAACCATCTTTTCCCGGTATTCGTCCTCGTACTCATCATACGTATGGTAATGAACGTTCTCGAACTTCCAGGGGTTGACGTGTCTGTACTTCCGAGATGCACAGTTCATATTCCGAGTGGGGGACAGAAACACACCCCCCATGTGCATGAGCTTGCTCAATGGGAAGTATATCAGCAATACGGACACCAGAAAAATATGGATGTAAAACAAAGAGCCAATGCCCTCGGGAACAACCCAAGAAAAGGTCACAAGCCCCATGGCCAACTGTTTTACCGAGATAACATCCACCTTGGCGAAATACCGCATGAAAATTCCGGTCAAGGCGATACCCAGGATAAGAAAAAGCGGAAAATAATCCTGAACCTGGGAAATAAAACGCACCTGGGGAACAACCACTCGCCGCAAAAAGAGATAAATCAAGGCCAACACAAAAATAATGTTGCTCAGATACAAAGTTGGCGCGCCAATCTGCAGCATGGAGTCCACGTACTCGATAGCCGCGATGAATCCTGGGATTGGTTCAGTGAAAAAGCGCATGTGGCGCAGTACAGTTACCAAAAATGTATAGTGGAAAGCCAAGGCTCCCAACCAAAGCCATTTACTGGAACTGTAGGTCACACGGGTACCTTCGTGAAAATCCATTTTGGTGTTCCGGAACAAGGACCGAAACAACAAAATTTCGAGAATCATCCTGATCACTACCCCACCGGTGGTGGATGGATTTTCGATGGTGCTCTGCTTGATCCAAGGCAAGGATTCCTGCTGGCCACAGGTCGTGGGAATACAAAACGGCACCGCCGACTTGCCCCAATCCACGACCCTCATGCAGAATCCCACCACGAAAAACGCGACTGCCAGGAAGGGTATGTACAGCCCAAAGGCTTTTTCCATACCCAAGGCCCCGGCGCCCACAAGGGCAAATGCCGCGAGGGCAAAGACCAGGAAAAGGGAATAAAGAGCTTTCATGTACCTTTTACCTCGCTAAAGGGTTAACTCCAAATATATTCAACGGACACTACCCCGCTACCTCCTCGTCCGTGAGAACGTTGGCCCGCTCCAGCAATTTGTGCGTTCTGCTATAGAGCTGGTTGGCTTTCTGCTTCCACAGCAACTCGCGGCAATCAACATACAAATCAAATCCCATCATGGTCAGACGGTCCACGGACAAATTCCAGTCATGCAACAGAGCATCAACGGACTCCGCGGGATAATGCTTGGAGACTTCCCGAAACACGATTTCCTTAAGGGCTGGTAAAAAACACAGCGCCACGGATGGACGAAAACCCTGCACGGCTCGAATCCTCAGGATACCATCCAGGGCCGTGGCGCAATCCGCGACATCCCCGCCCTTGGCCAGGGTCAGGATCATCGACTCGACATTGGAGCGAAACGAATGGCCCACGGGGTTGGCAAATTGATTGGATGATCCGGAAAAGAATTTCGCCCCTTCCTCCGGATAGGTTTTAAAAATCGCACTGACCCAGTGCTCGGCGATACCCTTATGATTTTCAATCAAAAACGTGTGCAGATCCATGGCAACCTTGGCGGTGGGAAGTTTGAAAAACCGATAAGTCCTTGCAAACAGAAAAAGATCCGTTACGCGGAATTGCGGCGTTCTTAAATCAGGGCTCTTTTGAGGTCAAGTCGTTCGTGAAAAAAGCAACAAGTGAATTTATAGTATTTAGTGCATAAATTTAGTTAGTTATAAAATCCACAATGCTTTCAGTGGTTCCAAAAACACCCCCCTCTTCTGGAATTTCGGCCCGCATTTCCCCATTGTTCGGGCTATGCTTTTGCAACCGCCTATGCTACCTGACCGCAACAATTGATAATCCAGGCACGCACAACCACCCAACTCTTCCAAATATCCTCATGAACGTCTTATATCGTATTTTTTTTCTTGGAGTCATGAGCATCTGCCTTTGCGCGGCGCTGTTCGAATCCGCCAGCGCGACCGACTTGGAGCAGCCAAGCACATGGCGCCTCTATGCCGACAAAACCACCGCCAGTCATGACAATAAATATATCGAAGCCTTTGGCGGGGTCGTCCTCGACCACGGCAAGGACTATATCAAAGCCGACTATGCGCGGTATTACCACGCAACGAGATGGGTCTATCTGAAAGGCAATATCCGCGCTAAATTTCAAGGCGATTTTTTGCGGGCGGATGAAGCCGAATTCGATCTCAACACCCACGTCGGCTGGCTTAAAGACGGCCAAGTCTTCATGGACGAGCCCCACATGTATTTTTCCGGGGAATTACTCAAAAAAACCGGCCCGGAAACTTACGAATTTCGGGAAGCCACGGTCACGGCTTGTGACGGCGAGCAGCCAGCGTGGTCCATAAAGACCTCGCGCGGCGACATCACCATCGATGGATATGCCCATCTTTGGACGCCCAGATTCCAGGTCTTGGACCAGCCGGTCATTTTTTCCCCCTATGCCGTCATCCCGGTCAAAACAAAGCGGCAAAGCGGCTTTCTCATGCCGGAAATCGGGACCAGCGACCGCCTGGGAATTTTTTATAACCAGCCTTATTATCAGGTTATCGACGAGGAACAAGACGTAACCCTGTATGCCAACTTCATGGGCAGCAAGGGGCTCATGCTTGGCGCCGAATACCGGCTCACGCCGGATATCCATTCCCAGGGGATTTGGCATCTGGATTATCTGCACGATGCGACAACGGAAACGTCATCGCTGTATTCCGACAACCTCGGCATGGACCGTTCCAACGCAGAACGCTGGTGGTTGCGCGGAAAATACGATGGCTATCTGATCCACCCGGACTGGAACATCAAGGTTGATCTCGACCTCGTTTCGGACCAAGACTATTTACGTGAATTTTCAAGTGGTTACTCTGGTTTCAGCAAAAGCAGAAACAGCTTTCTGGACCATTTTGGACGAGACATCGAAGACAAGGACAACAAGCTCCGGACCAACCGTCTGTTGCTAAGCCGAAACTGGGCCCATGTCGGCCTCCAAGGTCTTTTCGAGTACACGCAAAACCTGACCTACACGAGCAACAACAATAACCCGGGCATGGGTCACGCGCACGACCCAACGATTCAGAGACTCCCGGAAATCGACCTCAACCTGTATCAAATCGACCTCCCCGCCGGCCCGTTCACCCTGGAGGGCTCCAGCCAACTGGTTTCCTTCTGGCGCGAATATGGCACGACGGGCACGCGTGTGGACGTTCATCCCCTGCTCGGCCTTCCCCTTCATTTTGATTACGGCAGCGTCATCCCCAAAGTCGGATGGCGCGGAACAGGCTATTTCATCCAACGTTTTGAAAATGACGATGCAGGCGTGGACAAGGACAATAGCGCCCCAACGCGGTCCCTGCCGGATTTCACGGCCACGGCCTATACTGAATTTTCACGCGTGTTCACGCTTGATGACGATACCGCCCTGTCGTCCAATCAAACCAGTCCGACATGGCTTAAACTCAGGCACGCTCTCCAGCCTCGCCTGGAATATGTCTATATTCCCTATGAAGACCA is part of the Deltaproteobacteria bacterium genome and encodes:
- a CDS encoding menaquinol oxidoreductase, encoding MLEKAITGTKVYWGWIAFLLLLMSVGAACYWQQLSHGLTITGMSRDVSWGFYIAQFTFLVGVAASAVMLVIPKYLHDYHKFAKILILGEFNAVAMVILCLLFIVADLGSPQRLMNVVFHPTPNSILFWDMVVLNGYLLINLLVGWVTLEAERKQIAPPKWIKFFIYLSIPWAVSIHTVTAFLYCGLPGRGYWLTAVLAARFLASAFAAGPAFLILVTYIARIFTGFNPGKDVLPTLGKTVVYAMCVNLFLLLCEVFTVFYSQIPSHMAHLQYLFAGFHGHGVLVPWMWSSMIMAVIGILILLSPKNRKQDNMLIIGCLLIFVGAWIDKGLGMIGGGFVPNPLHEITEYVPTQLELGVSLGIYATGFLVLTILYKVAIGVKQEIE
- a CDS encoding 4Fe-4S dicluster domain-containing protein, whose product is MNTMRRNFLKVAAVAALGWGVRPASKLFASGGAEPSEGVLFASRHTVHAGPNALKARRWAMVIDTTKLTKEVVEKVVQTCHAIHNVPSIPGNQNIKWIWETRMDHLFLEDFNEYQPADSAQAALALCNHCDNPPCVRVCPTKATFQREDGIVMMDFHRCIGCRYCMAGCPYGSRSFNFMDPRKHLAQTNADFPTRTKGVVEKCEFCAERLAEGKLPACVEVSEGAMVFGDLADPESEVRKLLAERFSIRRSPTLGTKPCVYYLV
- a CDS encoding cytochrome C translates to MYDKNKILTGLAVFVVFMTYPFWNNIGSAAYKAPEVEKPKIAKDCVESVAYMRTEHMQMLNEWRDEVVRDGVHEYHSKANHKVYMKSLTKTCMNCHENKDQFCDKCHATVSVNPYCWDCHVDPKGEKK
- a CDS encoding (Fe-S)-binding protein produces the protein MSDLPRPEALFASVDHNPPKADWMDVPVEIKPGRYCYAANPDSVNYVGLPHARKWNPLEDDWKLPENWQEIIFNGMRERLQKYRSFKIYMDICVRCGACADKCHFFIGSGDPKNMPVLRAELLRSVYRGEFTKFGKILGRFAGGRKLTPDVLKEWWYYFFQCTECRRCSVFCPYGIDTAEITIMGRELLNLVGLNIDWIATPVANCYRTGNHLGIQPHAFFDMIDFFCDDIEDITGIRPEPSFNKKGADILFVTPSGDVFADPGTYTCMGYLILFEHLKREYGLDITWSTYASEGGNFGFFTSHETMKRLNSKMYMEADRLGVKWILGGECGHMWRVVHQYMDTLNGPEFQSPKMETPVNPITGTVFKNAASTKMVHIAEFTADLIKNGKLNLDKKRNAKVHLTWHDSCNPARGMGLLDEPRFVAKSVVEKFTEMPVGTIREQTFCCGGGAGLNAGENDELRMMGGLPRANAVKYVHDKYGVNMLGCICAIDRAVLPNSMQYWVPEVDVCGLHELVANALVMTGEKERETDLRGEDLLGAEDE
- a CDS encoding menaquinol oxidoreductase gives rise to the protein MKALYSLFLVFALAAFALVGAGALGMEKAFGLYIPFLAVAFFVVGFCMRVVDWGKSAVPFCIPTTCGQQESLPWIKQSTIENPSTTGGVVIRMILEILLFRSLFRNTKMDFHEGTRVTYSSSKWLWLGALAFHYTFLVTVLRHMRFFTEPIPGFIAAIEYVDSMLQIGAPTLYLSNIIFVLALIYLFLRRVVVPQVRFISQVQDYFPLFLILGIALTGIFMRYFAKVDVISVKQLAMGLVTFSWVVPEGIGSLFYIHIFLVSVLLIYFPLSKLMHMGGVFLSPTRNMNCASRKYRHVNPWKFENVHYHTYDEYEDEYREKMVEKGIPVDKPLEEGAK
- a CDS encoding LPS-assembly protein LptD, which codes for MLSVVPKTPPSSGISARISPLFGLCFCNRLCYLTATIDNPGTHNHPTLPNILMNVLYRIFFLGVMSICLCAALFESASATDLEQPSTWRLYADKTTASHDNKYIEAFGGVVLDHGKDYIKADYARYYHATRWVYLKGNIRAKFQGDFLRADEAEFDLNTHVGWLKDGQVFMDEPHMYFSGELLKKTGPETYEFREATVTACDGEQPAWSIKTSRGDITIDGYAHLWTPRFQVLDQPVIFSPYAVIPVKTKRQSGFLMPEIGTSDRLGIFYNQPYYQVIDEEQDVTLYANFMGSKGLMLGAEYRLTPDIHSQGIWHLDYLHDATTETSSLYSDNLGMDRSNAERWWLRGKYDGYLIHPDWNIKVDLDLVSDQDYLREFSSGYSGFSKSRNSFLDHFGRDIEDKDNKLRTNRLLLSRNWAHVGLQGLFEYTQNLTYTSNNNNPGMGHAHDPTIQRLPEIDLNLYQIDLPAGPFTLEGSSQLVSFWREYGTTGTRVDVHPLLGLPLHFDYGSVIPKVGWRGTGYFIQRFENDDAGVDKDNSAPTRSLPDFTATAYTEFSRVFTLDDDTALSSNQTSPTWLKLRHALQPRLEYVYIPYEDQDPLPYFDEMDRIEASNELKYSISNIFTTKTGRLQPDPAQQGLLRPFYNYTELIRLRLEQSHDFREASRNDDLDEYARRPFSDVLLDLTTNLAPWLTLSNKSWYSPYENMITEHEHRLYVHDARNMYGFFGLDFLEEIDEYKRQNQDRQHIAEFGGGFSPFAQWSTAFLYRIDYENGMDLEKKFILKYSHQCFSTEAYWLDTDTDTRFGIQLNLAQLGSLGR